Proteins encoded in a region of the Bradyrhizobium sp. CB3481 genome:
- a CDS encoding cysteine rich repeat-containing protein: MKSLPAAVLVLTLAAGSLAQAQSGPSPQEQMACRSDAGKFCAEHIGKPPQMNACLRANKAKLSDGCRKVVESHGG, from the coding sequence ATGAAATCGCTCCCCGCCGCCGTACTGGTCCTCACGCTCGCCGCCGGCTCGCTGGCGCAGGCGCAGTCCGGACCCTCGCCGCAGGAACAGATGGCCTGCCGTTCCGACGCCGGAAAATTCTGCGCCGAGCACATCGGCAAGCCGCCGCAGATGAATGCCTGCCTGCGCGCCAACAAGGCGAAGCTGTCGGACGGCTGCCGCAAGGTGGTGGAGTCACACGGCGGGTAA
- a CDS encoding response regulator transcription factor has protein sequence MNSLGEAPQVEAIAVVLVEDDAPTLWRLQDALVKAGYQVRAAGTLSEARACLAEGAPRVLLTDLQLPDGHGVDLIRETRQRYPDTEIMVISILGDEESVISAITVGATGYLLKDAFPTDIAATVRDLVAGHSPISASIARFIVRRTQSTPEPPPGPALNTTKLTPREIDILWGIAKGFSYAEIASHLGLSRQTVPGHIKNIYRKLEVHTRGEAVFEAVQQGLIKL, from the coding sequence ATGAATTCATTGGGCGAGGCGCCGCAGGTGGAGGCCATCGCGGTCGTGCTGGTCGAGGACGACGCGCCGACCCTGTGGCGGTTGCAGGATGCGCTCGTCAAGGCCGGCTATCAGGTCAGGGCCGCCGGCACGCTTTCCGAAGCCCGCGCCTGCCTCGCGGAGGGCGCGCCGCGGGTGCTCCTGACCGACCTGCAGCTGCCCGACGGCCACGGCGTCGACCTGATCCGCGAAACCCGCCAGCGCTATCCCGATACCGAGATCATGGTGATCTCGATCCTCGGCGACGAGGAGAGCGTGATCTCGGCGATCACCGTCGGCGCCACCGGCTATCTGCTCAAGGATGCCTTCCCGACCGACATCGCCGCCACCGTGCGCGACCTCGTCGCCGGCCACTCGCCGATCTCGGCCTCGATCGCGCGCTTCATCGTGCGGCGGACCCAGAGCACGCCAGAACCGCCGCCCGGCCCCGCGCTCAACACCACCAAATTGACGCCGCGAGAGATCGACATCCTTTGGGGCATCGCCAAGGGTTTCAGCTACGCCGAGATCGCCAGCCATCTCGGCCTGTCGCGCCAGACCGTGCCCGGGCATATCAAGAACATCTATCGCAAGCTCGAGGTCCACACCCGGGGCGAGGCGGTGTTCGAGGCGGTCCAGCAGGGCTTGATCAAGCTGTGA
- a CDS encoding ATP-binding protein: MNNHGDDAQPDLPARERRRLQTSRLIQYLLLQAVISAACVLALLQSLPSPPAQYQVTAFNLSEAGTERAVTLPYFSPLRNAMNDPPRFSGHFVRPAGEAAEAWSVYLPRFTNGVEVTVNGVAILDSRRDPAANRPDRNTPAIAVIPASVLRDGENTIAIRLFIWGPITGFLDRIYVGPDQLLRPSYDLRTLIFVTLPVVFSSWQAILAVILGIMWVMRRHEPAYGVLAAAMAVGVGQAFLQTPMGGETPLSKLNVIVISSAPIESALVLTFALLLSGWKWQRYGWLMFLPGILLALAGVFGNQALVRALFLILAVPMVGLSLVIMAIVIARSALKRPNMASFLLGCAVTIMLTCWISDLLAVFQLVPNRIFVSRLSYSVMLVAIGAGLTWRFARALNQVDGFAGRLVTQVREAEEKLKASFAREEERARAAALARERTRLMRDLHDGLGGQLVSIVALSERGNGSEGIGDAARAALKDLRLVIDSMDDIGGDLMLALGSWRERAMAQLRPHDIALDWRAVTPQGLPVHPELRPWHVIQIVRLLDEAVTNAVKHAEAKRVTVRIETLTSEDGLERGCITVEDDGKGFEIAPDGGAAGAAKAARGLRNMRSRAAHCGAELDLSSCAHGPDRGTHVRLTLPPRFPDADGSVS, from the coding sequence GTGAACAATCACGGCGACGACGCGCAACCGGACCTGCCGGCCCGCGAGCGCCGGCGGCTGCAGACGTCGCGCCTGATCCAGTACCTGCTGTTGCAGGCGGTGATTTCCGCCGCCTGCGTGCTCGCGTTGTTGCAGTCGCTCCCCTCGCCTCCCGCCCAGTATCAGGTCACGGCGTTCAATCTCTCCGAAGCCGGCACCGAGCGCGCGGTGACGCTGCCGTACTTCTCGCCGCTGCGGAATGCAATGAACGATCCGCCGCGCTTCAGCGGACACTTCGTCCGTCCGGCCGGCGAGGCCGCAGAGGCCTGGTCGGTGTATCTGCCGCGCTTCACCAACGGTGTCGAGGTCACCGTCAACGGCGTCGCGATCCTCGACAGCCGGCGCGATCCCGCCGCCAACCGCCCCGATCGCAATACGCCGGCCATCGCGGTGATTCCGGCATCGGTGCTGCGCGACGGCGAGAACACGATCGCGATCCGGCTGTTCATCTGGGGACCGATCACGGGCTTCCTCGACCGCATCTATGTCGGCCCGGATCAGTTGCTGCGCCCGAGCTATGACCTTAGGACGCTGATCTTCGTCACGTTGCCGGTGGTGTTCTCGTCCTGGCAGGCGATCCTGGCGGTCATTCTCGGCATCATGTGGGTGATGCGGCGGCATGAGCCGGCCTATGGCGTGCTCGCGGCGGCGATGGCGGTCGGCGTCGGACAGGCCTTCCTGCAGACGCCGATGGGCGGCGAGACGCCGCTCTCCAAGCTCAACGTGATCGTGATTTCATCCGCACCGATCGAAAGCGCGCTGGTGCTGACATTCGCGCTGTTGCTATCGGGCTGGAAATGGCAGCGCTATGGCTGGCTCATGTTCCTTCCCGGCATCCTGCTGGCGCTGGCAGGCGTGTTCGGAAATCAGGCGCTGGTGCGCGCGCTGTTCTTGATTCTCGCCGTTCCGATGGTCGGCCTATCGCTGGTCATCATGGCCATCGTCATCGCCCGTTCGGCGCTGAAACGGCCGAACATGGCGAGCTTCCTGCTCGGCTGCGCGGTCACGATCATGCTGACCTGCTGGATCTCCGACCTGCTCGCGGTATTCCAGTTGGTGCCGAACCGCATCTTCGTCTCGCGGCTGTCCTATTCGGTGATGCTGGTGGCGATCGGCGCCGGGCTGACTTGGCGCTTCGCCCGCGCGCTGAACCAGGTCGACGGCTTTGCCGGCCGGCTCGTCACCCAGGTGCGCGAAGCCGAGGAGAAGCTGAAGGCCAGCTTCGCCCGCGAGGAGGAGCGCGCCCGGGCGGCGGCGCTGGCGCGGGAACGCACGCGGTTGATGCGCGACCTGCATGACGGGCTCGGCGGCCAGCTCGTCAGCATCGTGGCGCTCAGCGAACGCGGCAACGGCAGCGAAGGAATCGGCGATGCGGCGCGCGCCGCGCTGAAGGATCTGCGCCTCGTCATCGATTCCATGGACGACATCGGCGGCGACCTGATGCTGGCGCTGGGCTCGTGGCGCGAACGCGCCATGGCGCAACTGCGCCCGCACGACATCGCGCTCGACTGGCGCGCGGTGACCCCGCAGGGCCTGCCGGTTCATCCCGAGTTGCGGCCATGGCATGTCATCCAGATCGTGCGGCTATTGGACGAGGCCGTGACCAATGCGGTGAAGCACGCCGAAGCAAAACGTGTGACGGTGAGAATAGAGACGCTGACCAGCGAGGACGGCCTCGAGCGGGGCTGCATCACCGTCGAGGACGACGGCAAGGGATTTGAGATCGCGCCCGACGGCGGGGCTGCCGGCGCGGCGAAGGCAGCGCGCGGCCTGCGCAACATGCGAAGCCGCGCCGCGCACTGTGGCGCGGAGCTGGATTTAAGCTCCTGCGCCCATGGGCCCGATCGAGGTACGCATGTGAGGCTGACCTTGCCTCCCCGCTTCCCGGACGCGGACGGCTCGGTCAGCTAA
- a CDS encoding PLP-dependent aminotransferase family protein, with protein MDDLLPGMLHLARDGDETLTRQLTDQLRRLIATGRLAPGQRMPSSRQLAQSLGLSRNTVSFAIEQLAAEGYLTLSAGRRPVVAEGLSLDRRKSPPRNRNNRAGSERINLSAWASSLQRSVWPPIHKERPRPFQPGLADEREFPHDEWSRCLRRAARNAPLRRDRPINHPPLQQALLRHLVVHRGIKAKASQILFVPTAQAGLMLVANALLESGDHAWVESPGYAGANVAFEAAGAILSAIPLDSQGMVISPHKQTPRLIFVTPSHQYPTGRLMPVGRRLELLRFAETAGACIIEDDYDGEFHYEARPVAALQGLAPSQRVFHLGTFSKATYADIRIGYVVVPEALIDVFELAQRHMGILTPVTMQDALADFISAGAYLGHIRRMTRLYKGRRDRMLQALAAEAGDRLAVEAPAGGMQLLARCRPQTNDQQLAARLLEAGVVSRALTKMLYHKTSERGLFLGFAAWNDQEIDRAARILGRIMR; from the coding sequence ATGGACGACCTGCTGCCCGGCATGCTGCATCTGGCGCGCGACGGCGATGAGACGCTGACGCGCCAGCTCACCGACCAGTTGCGGCGCCTGATCGCCACGGGCCGCCTCGCGCCCGGCCAGCGCATGCCGTCGAGCCGTCAGCTGGCGCAATCGCTCGGCCTGTCGCGGAACACCGTCTCATTCGCGATCGAGCAATTGGCGGCGGAAGGCTATCTCACCCTTTCCGCCGGACGCCGGCCGGTCGTAGCGGAAGGCCTGTCGCTCGACCGGCGCAAGAGCCCGCCGCGAAACAGAAACAATCGTGCGGGGAGCGAACGGATAAACCTGTCGGCCTGGGCAAGCAGCCTTCAGCGGTCGGTCTGGCCGCCGATTCACAAGGAGCGGCCCCGGCCGTTTCAGCCCGGACTGGCGGACGAACGCGAATTTCCGCACGACGAGTGGAGCCGCTGCCTGCGTCGCGCGGCGCGGAACGCGCCGCTGCGCCGCGATCGCCCCATCAACCATCCGCCGCTGCAGCAAGCCCTGCTCAGGCATCTCGTGGTTCATCGCGGAATCAAGGCCAAAGCCAGCCAGATCCTGTTCGTGCCCACGGCGCAAGCCGGCCTGATGCTGGTCGCTAACGCGCTACTCGAATCGGGTGATCATGCCTGGGTCGAGAGCCCCGGTTACGCCGGCGCCAACGTGGCATTTGAGGCCGCCGGCGCCATCCTCTCGGCCATCCCGCTCGACTCGCAAGGCATGGTCATTTCCCCGCACAAGCAAACGCCCCGGCTGATCTTCGTCACCCCGTCGCACCAGTACCCGACCGGGCGGCTGATGCCGGTCGGCCGCCGCCTCGAACTGCTTCGCTTTGCAGAGACAGCGGGCGCCTGCATCATCGAGGACGACTATGACGGCGAGTTCCATTATGAGGCCCGCCCGGTGGCGGCGCTGCAGGGGCTCGCACCGTCACAGCGCGTGTTCCATCTCGGCACCTTCTCGAAGGCGACCTATGCGGACATTCGCATCGGCTATGTCGTCGTGCCCGAAGCGCTGATTGATGTCTTCGAGCTCGCGCAGCGCCACATGGGAATATTGACGCCGGTCACGATGCAGGATGCGCTGGCCGACTTCATCAGCGCGGGCGCCTATCTCGGTCACATCAGAAGGATGACGCGCCTCTACAAGGGACGCCGCGATCGCATGCTGCAGGCGCTCGCCGCCGAGGCCGGCGACCGCCTCGCCGTCGAAGCGCCGGCCGGCGGCATGCAGCTATTGGCAAGGTGCCGGCCCCAAACCAACGATCAGCAACTGGCCGCGCGGCTGCTCGAGGCCGGCGTCGTCAGCCGGGCGCTGACAAAAATGCTGTACCACAAGACCAGCGAGCGAGGCCTGTTTCTCGGCTTCGCGGCGTGGAATGACCAGGAGATCGATCGGGCCGCACGCATCCTGGGACGGATCATGCGCTGA
- a CDS encoding DMT family transporter, translating into MAGGLSTRGAAVLLSGVVLAWGTSWPATKMVVQDVPPLWATALRCMIAAATLAPMLWVQGQFIIPRRGDLPVVLCTSLLHLVAFSALVATGLQFVPAGRAIVLGYTTPLWVAIGAAVFLSEPLTRRRATGIGFGLAGLAVIFNPQTLNWSDRNALFGSGLILLAAFCWAGNIVYVRAHKWISTPFQLVFWQVLMAAALLSAMAWITEGPPRIAWSGRLVALLLYGGIVCTAFANWAMTMANRSLPAVTTSLCLLATPMFGIVSAVVMLNEPLEPSLFLAMSLIIGGIALGTVAGGWPQGMRAKAG; encoded by the coding sequence ATGGCCGGTGGACTTTCAACCCGCGGCGCGGCTGTACTGCTCTCCGGCGTCGTGCTGGCGTGGGGGACGAGCTGGCCGGCGACCAAGATGGTCGTGCAGGACGTGCCCCCGCTATGGGCGACCGCGCTGCGCTGCATGATCGCCGCCGCGACGCTGGCGCCGATGCTGTGGGTGCAGGGGCAGTTCATCATTCCGAGACGCGGCGACCTGCCGGTCGTGCTCTGCACCTCGCTGCTGCACCTGGTGGCATTTTCGGCGCTGGTCGCGACGGGTCTCCAATTCGTGCCGGCGGGCAGGGCGATCGTGCTCGGTTACACGACGCCGCTATGGGTCGCGATCGGCGCCGCCGTGTTCCTGTCGGAGCCCCTGACGCGCCGGCGCGCGACCGGGATCGGCTTCGGTCTGGCCGGGCTCGCCGTCATTTTCAATCCGCAAACGCTGAACTGGAGCGACCGCAACGCGCTGTTCGGCAGCGGCCTGATCCTGCTCGCGGCTTTCTGCTGGGCGGGCAATATCGTTTACGTCCGGGCCCACAAATGGATCTCGACACCCTTCCAGCTCGTGTTCTGGCAGGTCCTGATGGCGGCCGCGTTGCTCTCGGCCATGGCGTGGATCACGGAAGGCCCGCCGCGCATCGCGTGGAGCGGCCGCCTTGTCGCCCTGCTGCTCTATGGTGGGATCGTCTGCACGGCATTCGCCAATTGGGCGATGACGATGGCGAACCGCAGCCTGCCCGCCGTCACCACGTCGTTATGCCTTCTTGCGACACCGATGTTCGGCATTGTCAGTGCAGTTGTGATGTTGAACGAGCCGCTCGAGCCGTCGCTGTTTCTGGCAATGTCGCTGATCATCGGCGGCATCGCACTCGGCACCGTCGCAGGCGGATGGCCGCAAGGGATGCGCGCGAAGGCCGGTTAG
- a CDS encoding helix-turn-helix transcriptional regulator, whose translation MPELLTTDEAAEYLRLSERKLYELVANREVPCSKVTGRWLFPRTALDRWVAAGLIAPAALTQVAAPPIVGGSHDPLLEWALRESHCGLANLPEGSEEGVRRLVRGEVMAAAIHLHRLKGDDETANLDAVADAPGLHDAVVLGFARREQGILVAPGNPLDLSDMASIATSRVRMAQRPTGAGAQLLLLALLARAGIALDDLKLAKPAFPTGPDIAQAIRAGRIDCGIATRSVAKAAGLDFLPLTWERFDLVMRQRDYFMKGPQALFDFMRQPGFRDRADELGGYDVSEAGAVRLVN comes from the coding sequence ATGCCTGAACTCCTGACCACGGACGAAGCGGCCGAGTATCTGCGGCTCTCGGAACGCAAGCTCTATGAGCTGGTGGCGAACCGCGAAGTGCCCTGCAGCAAGGTGACGGGGCGCTGGCTGTTTCCACGCACCGCGCTCGACCGCTGGGTCGCTGCTGGGCTGATCGCGCCCGCCGCCCTGACGCAGGTGGCGGCGCCGCCGATCGTCGGCGGCAGCCACGATCCGCTCTTGGAATGGGCCCTGCGTGAAAGCCATTGTGGCCTCGCGAACCTGCCCGAGGGCAGCGAGGAAGGCGTGCGCCGGCTCGTCCGTGGCGAGGTGATGGCCGCGGCGATCCACCTGCACCGCCTGAAGGGCGATGACGAAACCGCCAACCTTGATGCGGTCGCCGACGCACCGGGATTGCACGATGCGGTCGTGCTCGGCTTTGCGAGGCGCGAACAGGGCATTCTGGTTGCGCCGGGCAATCCGCTTGATCTGAGCGACATGGCCTCGATCGCCACCTCGCGCGTAAGGATGGCGCAGCGTCCCACCGGAGCCGGCGCACAATTGCTGCTGCTGGCGCTGCTCGCGCGCGCCGGCATTGCACTCGATGATTTGAAACTCGCAAAGCCCGCCTTCCCGACCGGCCCAGACATCGCGCAAGCCATCCGCGCTGGCCGCATCGATTGCGGGATCGCAACGCGCAGCGTGGCCAAGGCGGCGGGGCTCGATTTCCTGCCGCTCACCTGGGAGCGCTTTGATCTGGTGATGCGCCAGCGCGACTACTTCATGAAGGGCCCGCAGGCGTTATTCGATTTCATGCGGCAGCCGGGCTTTCGCGATCGTGCGGACGAGCTCGGCGGTTACGACGTCAGCGAAGCGGGCGCGGTACGGCTGGTGAATTAG
- a CDS encoding threonine ammonia-lyase, which produces MPKAPKNAPPSQPAAQAGLAVTSDDVRAAAAAIAGSVMVTECDQSRTLSEICGCQLWLKFENLQFTSTFKERGALNRLLALSPEQRQRGVIAMSAGNHAQGVAYHANRLGIPATIVMPVGTPMVKIENTRRHGAEIIISGATLEEAADFAREHGKAKNLTMIHPYDDPHVIAGQGTIALEMLKAAPQLDTLVIPIGGGGLISGMAIAAKSIKPELQVVGVQAQLYPSMYNAIKDAQLPMRGDTLAEGIAVKSPGRITTDIIRHLVDDIVLVTEDQIERAVAMLIAIEKTVVEGAGAAGLAAVLAAPERFAGRKVGLVLTGGNIDTRLIASVLTRELAREGRLTQIAIDIVDRPGQLAAVSALLADAGANIIEVSHQRTFSDLPAKGTLLEVVIETRDRAHLEDVMKRLGEAGYVAWLPGRR; this is translated from the coding sequence ATGCCGAAAGCTCCGAAGAATGCCCCGCCGAGCCAGCCCGCTGCGCAAGCCGGTCTTGCCGTGACATCGGACGATGTCAGGGCCGCGGCTGCGGCCATTGCCGGCTCGGTGATGGTCACCGAATGCGACCAGAGCCGGACGCTGAGCGAGATCTGCGGCTGCCAGCTCTGGCTCAAATTCGAGAACCTGCAGTTCACCTCGACCTTCAAGGAGCGTGGCGCGCTCAACCGTCTGCTCGCGCTGTCGCCGGAGCAGCGGCAGCGCGGCGTGATCGCGATGTCGGCCGGCAACCACGCGCAGGGCGTCGCTTACCACGCCAATCGTCTCGGCATTCCCGCCACCATCGTGATGCCGGTCGGCACGCCGATGGTGAAGATCGAGAACACGCGGCGTCACGGCGCAGAAATCATCATTTCCGGCGCGACGCTTGAAGAGGCCGCCGATTTCGCGCGCGAGCACGGCAAGGCCAAAAATCTGACCATGATCCATCCCTATGACGATCCGCATGTCATCGCGGGGCAGGGCACCATCGCGCTCGAAATGCTCAAAGCCGCGCCGCAACTCGACACGCTGGTGATCCCGATCGGTGGCGGCGGCCTGATTTCGGGTATGGCAATCGCGGCCAAATCGATCAAGCCGGAGCTGCAGGTGGTCGGCGTGCAGGCGCAGCTCTATCCCTCCATGTACAATGCCATCAAGGATGCGCAACTGCCGATGCGCGGCGACACGCTGGCCGAAGGCATCGCGGTGAAGTCGCCGGGCCGCATCACCACGGACATCATCCGCCATCTCGTCGACGATATCGTGCTGGTCACTGAGGACCAAATCGAGCGGGCGGTGGCGATGCTAATCGCGATCGAAAAGACCGTGGTCGAGGGCGCCGGTGCGGCCGGCCTCGCCGCGGTGCTGGCCGCGCCGGAACGCTTCGCCGGCCGCAAGGTCGGCCTCGTGCTGACCGGCGGCAACATCGATACGCGGCTGATCGCCTCCGTGCTGACGCGCGAACTCGCGCGCGAGGGCCGCCTGACGCAGATCGCCATCGACATCGTCGACCGCCCCGGTCAGCTCGCCGCCGTCTCGGCGCTGCTCGCGGACGCCGGTGCCAACATCATCGAGGTCTCGCACCAGCGCACGTTCTCGGACCTGCCCGCCAAAGGCACCTTGCTCGAGGTCGTGATCGAAACGCGTGACCGCGCGCACCTGGAAGACGTGATGAAGCGGCTCGGCGAGGCCGGTTATGTCGCGTGGCTCCCGGGGCGGCGGTGA
- a CDS encoding caspase family protein yields MKVTQLYCVRHLPAVTCSLVGVALLAIGANAVLDLNTSEAAKVVSAPERARALQLALIIGNGNYPDAAEPLSQPINDASGLAYAMRRHGFDVDVVEDATKADMARAVERLKSRIIPGSVVMLFFGGYGVQSRHETYMIPTDAVIWTEGDVRHEGMSVETLLHAVKERGARATLAVIDASRRNPYERRFRSYSHGLAPVNAPDNALIISSNTPGKVADDTKGEHSVLVTELLNELNAPVSAEGVFNKTRVAVFRASNGAQMPSVSSSLLEDVHFSRGNDPDLTTASITPTE; encoded by the coding sequence ATGAAAGTGACGCAGCTCTACTGTGTTCGCCACTTGCCTGCCGTTACTTGCAGTCTTGTCGGCGTGGCATTGCTGGCGATCGGCGCGAACGCAGTGTTGGACCTAAACACCTCGGAAGCTGCAAAGGTGGTGTCTGCCCCGGAAAGAGCACGCGCTCTCCAGCTCGCGCTCATCATCGGCAATGGCAATTATCCTGATGCCGCCGAGCCGCTAAGCCAACCCATCAACGACGCAAGCGGTCTGGCGTATGCAATGCGCCGCCACGGATTCGATGTCGATGTGGTGGAGGACGCCACCAAGGCAGATATGGCTCGCGCGGTCGAGCGGTTAAAATCCAGGATCATTCCCGGATCTGTCGTGATGCTGTTTTTCGGCGGCTATGGGGTGCAGTCCCGCCACGAAACCTACATGATCCCGACCGATGCAGTGATCTGGACGGAAGGTGATGTACGCCACGAGGGTATGTCTGTCGAAACCCTTCTCCACGCAGTTAAGGAGCGGGGCGCTCGCGCCACGTTGGCCGTCATCGACGCCTCGCGACGCAATCCCTATGAACGCCGTTTCCGCTCCTACTCCCACGGGCTTGCGCCAGTCAACGCGCCCGACAATGCGCTCATCATCTCGTCCAATACGCCCGGCAAGGTCGCCGATGACACGAAGGGCGAGCACAGTGTGCTCGTTACTGAGTTGCTCAACGAGCTCAATGCCCCCGTTAGCGCTGAAGGCGTCTTCAACAAGACCCGTGTCGCCGTCTTTCGCGCCTCCAATGGCGCGCAGATGCCGTCGGTATCCTCCTCGCTCTTGGAGGACGTGCACTTCAGTCGCGGCAATGATCCCGATTTGACGACGGCGTCCATCACGCCGACGGAGTAA
- a CDS encoding mechanosensitive ion channel domain-containing protein codes for MSHKLLSSILLVFILHAVPAFAEQGAAPPTPAAGNAEALTPDQAKRALETLSDDKRRAQVIDTLRAIANASPQAQAEPKSAVPLTADSLGAQLLLMVSEQVGEISREVADLARTLTHYRAFYYWFLRTANDPSAYQQLLDIAWKLALVFLCAFAAEWLVFRLIKRPVALLEARLPQAAQAPVQTLALADPPSSAADVAAAPAQHRRLLSLARTWQSLVRLPFVLGRLVLELLPVLAFIGIATMLLGTGIGDLATTRLVILAVVNAYALSRVLICVVRALAGPFGLFRVRAETAVYVEIWARRIVTVAVSGIAFANVALLLGLHRAGYAALLRLVMLVVHLFVVVVILQCRKPIADAIRAPAGRNGFAARIRNRVAGLWHLLAIALDLALWAVWALNIRNGYSLLLQYFVGTVAVVLIARLATILVLSLIDRGFRISPDLLRRFPGLEARANRYLPLLRNIVSAAIAFIGFVALLEVWGVDAIVWFYGGQIGSRLLSAVVTVGIAALAAAAIWEISNAMLDRKINALSREGHYARAARLRTFQPMLRTALLCVIVTVVGLTALSEIGVNVAPLLAGAGIVGIAIGFGSQKLVQDLITGLFLLLENTVQVGDTVTLSGLSGVVENVSIRTLRLRAGDGAIHIVPFSAVTTITNSSRGAGNAAVSVNVSYKEDTDRAGQILKDIVAEMRREAEYQHLIRGDLELWGVDKVDGSMASIVGQIRCTDAGRWPVQREFNRRMKRRFQECGVEIAPGSQTILMQVPAPAEIAPDAMPRRAAG; via the coding sequence GTGTCGCACAAACTGCTCTCCTCGATCCTGCTGGTCTTCATCCTGCACGCAGTCCCGGCTTTTGCCGAGCAAGGCGCTGCGCCGCCAACGCCCGCGGCAGGCAATGCCGAGGCGCTGACGCCCGATCAGGCGAAGCGGGCGCTTGAGACGCTTTCCGACGACAAGAGGCGCGCGCAAGTGATCGACACGCTGCGTGCGATCGCCAATGCCTCGCCGCAAGCGCAAGCCGAGCCGAAATCCGCCGTGCCGCTGACCGCCGACAGCCTCGGCGCGCAGCTCCTGCTGATGGTGTCCGAACAGGTCGGCGAGATTTCGCGCGAGGTCGCCGACCTGGCGCGGACGCTGACGCATTATCGTGCGTTCTATTACTGGTTCCTGCGGACCGCCAACGATCCCTCCGCCTATCAGCAATTGCTCGATATCGCCTGGAAGCTGGCGCTGGTGTTTCTCTGCGCCTTCGCTGCCGAGTGGCTGGTGTTCCGCCTCATCAAGCGACCGGTGGCGCTATTGGAAGCGCGGCTTCCGCAGGCGGCGCAGGCGCCGGTGCAGACATTGGCCTTGGCCGATCCGCCATCGTCCGCGGCCGACGTCGCCGCGGCGCCCGCGCAGCATCGGCGGCTGCTCAGTCTGGCGCGCACCTGGCAATCGCTGGTCAGGTTGCCTTTCGTCCTCGGACGCCTCGTGCTCGAATTGCTCCCGGTGCTCGCATTCATCGGGATCGCGACGATGCTGCTGGGCACCGGGATCGGCGATCTCGCCACCACCCGGCTGGTGATCCTCGCGGTCGTCAACGCCTACGCGCTGTCGCGCGTGCTGATCTGCGTCGTGCGGGCGCTGGCCGGGCCCTTCGGCCTGTTTCGTGTTCGCGCCGAAACCGCCGTCTATGTCGAGATATGGGCGCGGCGCATCGTGACAGTCGCCGTCTCGGGCATCGCCTTCGCCAACGTGGCCTTGTTGCTGGGCCTGCACCGCGCCGGCTATGCCGCCTTGCTGCGCCTTGTGATGCTGGTCGTGCACCTTTTTGTCGTCGTCGTTATCCTGCAATGCCGAAAGCCAATCGCCGACGCCATCCGCGCACCGGCAGGCCGCAACGGTTTCGCAGCCAGGATACGCAACCGTGTCGCCGGCCTCTGGCACCTGCTTGCGATCGCGCTCGATCTCGCATTGTGGGCGGTGTGGGCGTTGAACATCCGCAACGGCTACTCGCTGCTGCTGCAATATTTCGTCGGCACCGTCGCGGTCGTGCTGATCGCGCGCCTCGCCACCATCCTGGTATTGAGCCTGATCGATCGCGGCTTTCGCATCAGCCCGGATCTGTTGCGCCGCTTCCCGGGCCTTGAGGCCCGCGCCAATCGCTATCTGCCGCTGCTACGAAACATCGTCTCGGCCGCGATTGCCTTCATCGGCTTCGTCGCACTCCTCGAGGTCTGGGGCGTCGACGCCATCGTCTGGTTCTATGGCGGGCAGATCGGCAGCCGCTTGCTGTCGGCGGTGGTGACCGTTGGCATCGCGGCGCTGGCGGCGGCGGCGATCTGGGAGATCAGCAACGCGATGCTGGACCGCAAGATCAATGCGTTGTCGCGCGAGGGCCATTACGCGCGCGCGGCCAGGCTGCGCACTTTTCAGCCGATGCTGCGCACGGCGTTGCTATGCGTGATCGTCACCGTCGTGGGCCTAACCGCACTCAGCGAAATCGGCGTCAACGTCGCGCCCTTGCTCGCCGGCGCCGGCATCGTCGGTATTGCTATCGGCTTCGGTTCGCAGAAGCTGGTGCAGGACCTCATCACCGGATTGTTTCTGCTGCTCGAGAACACCGTCCAGGTCGGCGACACCGTCACGCTGTCGGGCCTGTCGGGCGTGGTGGAGAACGTCTCCATCCGCACCCTGCGCCTGCGCGCCGGCGACGGCGCGATACATATCGTGCCGTTCAGCGCGGTGACGACGATCACCAATTCCAGCCGCGGCGCCGGCAACGCCGCCGTCAGCGTCAACGTCTCCTACAAGGAAGACACCGACCGCGCCGGCCAGATCCTCAAGGACATCGTCGCCGAGATGCGCCGCGAGGCGGAGTACCAACACCTGATCCGCGGCGATCTCGAATTGTGGGGCGTCGACAAGGTTGACGGCTCGATGGCCTCGATCGTTGGCCAGATCCGCTGCACCGATGCCGGCCGTTGGCCGGTGCAGCGGGAGTTCAACCGCCGCATGAAGCGGCGATTCCAGGAGTGCGGCGTGGAGATCGCGCCCGGCAGTCAAACCATTCTGATGCAAGTGCCGGCGCCTGCCGAGATCGCTCCGGATGCAATGCCGAGGCGGGCGGCCGGCTAG